One genomic region from Anabaena sp. PCC 7108 encodes:
- a CDS encoding Vat family streptogramin A O-acetyltransferase, which translates to MEQYGPNPYHPYPIPEHRRVCFIKSCIKSPNIIVGDYTYYDDPVNPEEFEKNILYNYGSDSLIIGKFCAIATHVKFIMNGANHKIDGISTYPFPIFGHGWESAMSNLMNLPSKGDIIIGNDVWIGYDSLIMPGVKIGDGAIIAARSVVVKDIPPYTIAGGNPAVTIKQRFSDEEIEILLSIGWWNWDIEKITRNIDVIMNGDIQKLRSCL; encoded by the coding sequence ATGGAACAATACGGTCCAAATCCTTACCATCCTTATCCAATACCTGAACATCGTCGGGTTTGCTTTATTAAAAGTTGTATTAAATCTCCAAATATCATTGTTGGGGATTACACTTATTATGATGATCCGGTGAACCCGGAGGAGTTTGAGAAGAATATCCTTTACAATTATGGTAGTGATTCTTTAATTATTGGTAAGTTTTGTGCCATTGCTACTCATGTTAAGTTTATCATGAATGGTGCTAATCATAAAATTGATGGCATCTCTACTTACCCATTTCCAATTTTTGGTCATGGTTGGGAATCAGCAATGTCAAATTTGATGAATTTACCTAGCAAAGGTGACATTATCATTGGTAATGATGTTTGGATTGGTTATGATTCTCTAATTATGCCGGGGGTAAAAATTGGTGATGGTGCTATAATTGCAGCGCGTTCGGTGGTGGTGAAAGATATTCCTCCCTATACAATTGCTGGTGGTAATCCCGCAGTTACTATTAAGCAGCGTTTTAGTGATGAAGAAATAGAAATTCTGCTTTCTATTGGTTGGTGGAATTGGGATATTGAGAAAATTACTCGCAATATTGATGTGATTATGAATGGTGATATTCAGAAATTGAGGAGTTGTTTGTAA
- a CDS encoding HEAT repeat domain-containing protein, translated as MLTTLRHNRKPYRFILYPLAFILSFLLCLPWVSAKETPKPKPEPWQINGIVAALDDGNDQVKKLAFDKLNEYDLKNLQLVVEKPENIAQKAAKILKDKSVDKDVRSSAAVALGNLGEAGKPYVQDIADILKDKSVDSYVRQGAAVALGNLGEAGKPYVKDILDFLKDKSVDSNVRRSAALALRNLGEAAKPYVKDILDIFKDESLDSEVRFHAAVALRNLGEAAKPYVPDILDFLKDKSVDKDVRYSAAVALGNLGEAAKPYVKDILDFLKDKSVDSSVRQGAAYALGNLGEAAKPYVKDIADILKDKSVDKDVRGSAAYALGDLGEAAKPYVQDIADILKDKSVDKDVRGSAAYALGNLGEAAQPYLQDIADILKDKSVGNGVRYRAIYALGNLGEAAKPYVQDILKDKSVDFPGRGNIALVALGDLGEAAKPYIQDILDILKDKSVDSDSGVRQDAAKALGNLGEAGKPYIQDILDIFKDKSVDSSLDSSVRQGAAVALGNLGEAAKPYVQDILDILKDKSVDSSVHYGAAVALGKIEKLTLNQVVVILDSVYYDGQSQIAKWRFLTYFLGGGTDDVKTLLTWVGEPKTTPEKLTHAEGEKTLKVLQQVWEPSQDLTKLKADLAKQIAVVARKVTWKPQDIVLLETHYNNLKKARFNEADSLQSVIVNLQGWQWFFNARITIISHAAFWLALIFAYPKFPQIQAIFFWNPWVRRILGVGYVGFLLTWFPPFRRKLFEPFQPSLLADVGLDKFNDQSYFPESRVKIPGSEEILPVTAALPSIKGQIVLEGDSGLGKSMFLRHLVKNSQRILVYLPAQKCDKGVIEAIQDKLHGQAQDADFLKNLIYSGAIDICIDGLNEVTAETRAKIVQFVESYFRGNIIMTTQPLEWTPPSTAKIYKLQPLEPQQIKEFLLSRQPRLPKNAQIQGVDYEKACTDYLKEVLKQQQAKEELDAAQRILSNPMDLTVVALMLSQGKHPNLFRLQEQQYNLIAAEYLTEWKQEFPLKKFSAAVYEMRIQDKQALPADEFYQVLMSLEDEKYKMVVSRQWQDEKGEAKKEWYFRHDKIMDFFLVQNFIGENDAAEALLVDRMGDPRFRGVYFLLATLLPLDAAKELREKLIQYAADTKDNTVSNTFVQLLRTR; from the coding sequence ATGCTCACAACTCTGCGCCATAATCGCAAGCCTTATCGCTTTATCCTTTATCCTTTGGCATTCATCCTTTCTTTTCTCCTTTGTCTACCTTGGGTAAGTGCCAAAGAAACCCCTAAACCTAAACCGGAACCGTGGCAGATTAACGGTATAGTAGCCGCCCTTGATGATGGAAATGACCAAGTTAAGAAACTTGCTTTTGACAAACTCAATGAATATGATCTAAAAAATTTGCAATTGGTGGTTGAGAAACCAGAAAATATTGCTCAAAAAGCTGCCAAAATCCTCAAAGATAAATCCGTTGATAAAGATGTTCGTTCCAGTGCAGCAGTGGCATTGGGGAATTTAGGGGAGGCTGGCAAACCCTACGTTCAAGACATCGCTGACATCCTCAAGGATAAATCCGTTGACTCCTATGTTCGTCAAGGTGCAGCAGTGGCATTGGGGAATCTAGGGGAGGCTGGCAAACCCTACGTTAAAGACATCCTCGACTTCCTCAAAGATAAATCCGTTGACTCCAATGTTCGTAGAAGTGCAGCATTGGCATTGAGGAATCTAGGGGAGGCTGCCAAACCCTACGTTAAAGACATTCTCGACATCTTCAAAGATGAATCCCTTGACTCAGAGGTTCGTTTTCATGCAGCAGTGGCATTGAGGAATCTAGGGGAGGCTGCCAAACCCTACGTTCCAGACATTCTCGACTTCCTCAAGGATAAATCCGTTGACAAAGATGTTCGTTATAGTGCAGCAGTGGCATTGGGGAATCTAGGGGAGGCTGCCAAACCCTACGTTAAAGACATTCTCGACTTCCTCAAGGATAAATCCGTTGACTCCTCTGTTCGTCAAGGTGCAGCTTATGCCTTGGGGAATCTAGGGGAGGCTGCCAAACCCTACGTTAAAGACATCGCTGACATCCTCAAGGATAAATCCGTTGACAAAGATGTTCGTGGAAGTGCAGCTTATGCCTTGGGGGATCTAGGGGAGGCTGCCAAACCCTACGTTCAAGACATCGCTGACATCCTCAAGGATAAATCCGTTGACAAAGATGTTCGTGGAAGTGCAGCTTATGCCTTGGGGAATCTAGGAGAGGCTGCCCAACCCTACCTTCAAGACATCGCTGACATCCTCAAGGATAAATCCGTTGGCAATGGTGTTCGTTATCGTGCAATTTATGCCTTGGGGAATCTAGGGGAGGCTGCCAAACCCTACGTTCAAGACATCCTCAAAGATAAATCCGTTGACTTCCCTGGTCGTGGAAATATAGCATTGGTAGCATTGGGGGATCTAGGGGAGGCTGCCAAACCCTACATTCAAGACATTCTCGACATCCTCAAAGATAAATCCGTTGACTCCGACTCCGGGGTTCGTCAAGATGCAGCAAAGGCATTGGGGAATCTAGGCGAGGCTGGCAAACCCTACATTCAAGACATCCTCGACATCTTCAAAGATAAATCCGTTGACTCCTCTCTTGACTCCTCTGTTCGTCAAGGTGCAGCAGTGGCATTGGGGAATCTAGGGGAGGCTGCCAAACCCTACGTTCAAGACATCCTCGACATCCTCAAGGATAAATCCGTTGACTCCTCTGTTCATTATGGTGCAGCAGTGGCATTGGGGAAGATAGAAAAACTCACGTTAAATCAAGTTGTGGTAATTCTGGATAGCGTCTATTACGATGGTCAATCACAAATTGCCAAATGGCGATTTTTAACCTATTTCCTTGGTGGCGGCACTGATGATGTGAAAACCTTGCTGACATGGGTAGGCGAACCAAAAACAACTCCTGAAAAACTGACACACGCTGAAGGTGAAAAAACACTAAAAGTCCTTCAGCAAGTCTGGGAACCCAGCCAAGATTTAACTAAATTAAAGGCAGATTTAGCAAAGCAAATTGCTGTAGTTGCCAGAAAAGTCACTTGGAAACCACAAGATATTGTGCTTTTAGAAACTCACTACAACAACCTGAAAAAAGCTAGATTCAACGAAGCTGATTCCCTGCAATCAGTTATAGTTAACCTCCAAGGTTGGCAGTGGTTTTTTAACGCCCGAATTACTATCATTTCTCACGCTGCCTTTTGGCTGGCACTCATCTTTGCTTATCCCAAATTCCCCCAAATCCAAGCCATCTTCTTTTGGAATCCTTGGGTACGCCGCATTCTCGGTGTCGGTTATGTCGGCTTTCTCCTCACTTGGTTTCCTCCCTTTCGCCGCAAATTATTTGAACCATTCCAGCCTTCTCTGTTAGCTGATGTAGGCTTAGATAAATTTAATGACCAATCATACTTCCCAGAGTCCAGAGTTAAAATTCCTGGTTCTGAAGAAATTCTCCCTGTCACCGCAGCCCTGCCCAGCATCAAAGGGCAAATTGTCTTAGAAGGTGATTCTGGTTTGGGTAAGTCGATGTTTTTGCGTCATCTGGTGAAAAACTCCCAGCGTATTCTTGTTTATCTCCCCGCCCAAAAGTGTGATAAAGGGGTAATTGAAGCCATTCAAGACAAATTACACGGACAGGCACAAGATGCCGACTTTCTCAAAAATCTGATTTACAGTGGTGCAATTGACATCTGCATTGATGGACTTAACGAAGTCACCGCCGAAACACGGGCAAAAATAGTCCAGTTTGTGGAAAGCTATTTCCGGGGCAATATTATTATGACTACCCAACCCCTAGAATGGACACCACCCTCAACGGCCAAGATATATAAATTGCAACCTCTTGAACCACAACAAATTAAAGAATTTTTGCTTTCTCGTCAACCGCGACTACCCAAAAATGCCCAAATTCAAGGCGTTGATTATGAAAAAGCTTGCACTGATTATTTAAAAGAAGTCCTCAAACAGCAACAAGCCAAGGAAGAGTTAGACGCAGCCCAACGCATTCTATCAAATCCAATGGATTTAACTGTGGTGGCTCTAATGTTATCACAAGGTAAACATCCTAATTTATTTCGCTTGCAAGAACAGCAATACAACTTAATAGCAGCAGAATATCTCACGGAATGGAAACAAGAATTTCCCTTGAAGAAATTTTCAGCCGCTGTTTATGAAATGCGAATCCAAGACAAACAAGCCTTACCCGCAGATGAATTTTATCAAGTGCTAATGTCTTTGGAAGATGAAAAATACAAGATGGTAGTTAGCCGTCAATGGCAAGATGAAAAAGGCGAAGCTAAGAAAGAATGGTATTTCCGCCACGATAAAATTATGGATTTCTTTTTGGTGCAGAATTTTATCGGCGAAAATGATGCAGCCGAAGCACTATTAGTTGATAGAATGGGCGACCCGCGTTTTCGTGGTGTATATTTCTTGTTAGCAACCTTGCTTCCTTTAGATGCAGCCAAAGAACTGCGGGAAAAATTGATTCAATACGCTGCTGATACTAAAGACAATACAGTAAGTAATACTTTTGTGCAGTTATTACGCACTAGATAA
- a CDS encoding DUF6516 family protein yields the protein MLLNNYQANIISVIQKYVNDGWILSFNFSVDARSTYVGFIQGNLEFLQGSHLFFKEYVDLQVSIDKLSYSFHYQDHENNLIFRYDNAKHKPDLGYTNHKHIKDKIIPSEIPDIEQVILEIIRDYLNNTKGET from the coding sequence ATGTTACTCAACAATTACCAAGCTAATATTATTTCTGTTATTCAAAAATATGTAAATGATGGATGGATTTTATCCTTTAACTTTTCGGTAGATGCTAGATCAACTTATGTGGGTTTTATCCAAGGTAATTTAGAGTTTTTGCAAGGTTCTCACCTATTTTTCAAAGAATATGTTGACCTACAAGTATCTATTGACAAGCTTTCCTATTCATTCCATTATCAAGACCATGAAAATAACTTAATATTTCGCTATGACAATGCAAAACACAAGCCAGATTTAGGTTACACAAATCACAAACACATTAAAGATAAAATTATCCCATCTGAAATTCCAGATATTGAACAAGTAATTTTAGAAATTATTAGGGACTATTTAAATAATACAAAAGGAGAAACGTAA
- the argS gene encoding arginine--tRNA ligase, with translation MNATQEQLKLKLAQALVAAFGADYTEVDPILVTASNPKFGDFQANVALSLSKKLGMQPRAIASAIVEKLDISDICEPPEIAGPGFINLKLQTSYLEAQLNAIKADSRLGVPTAKNPQKEIVDFSSPNIAKEMHVGHLRSTIIGDCIARILEFRGHDVLRLNHVGDWGTQFGMLITHLVDTYPDIGLMETSLGNYLHGDINIGDLVEFYREAKKKFDNDEEFRERSRQAVVNLQSEKEPFTTAAWTLICQASRKEFKEIYDRLDIKLEERGESSYNRDLPKVVEDLEASGLLVENQGAKCVFLDGFTNREGEPLPLIVQKFDGGYNYATTDLAALRYRIQEDQAKRIIYVTDEGQANHFSQFLQVAKKANWIPDDVKIVHVPFGLVLGEDGKKFKTRSGDTVRLRDLLDEAVSRTRADLEARLKEEGREETEEFINNVANVVGISAVKYADLSQNRTSNYVFSYDKMLSLKGNTAPYMIYAYVRTQGISREGNIDFANLGDNAKIVLREDTEFTLAKHLLQLDEVIGEVEQDLLPNRLCDYLYNLSDKFNKFYENCPVLKSEEPVRTSRLMLCDLTARTLEKGLDLLGIKVLERM, from the coding sequence ATGAACGCTACACAAGAACAACTTAAACTGAAATTAGCACAGGCTTTGGTGGCTGCGTTTGGCGCTGACTACACCGAGGTAGATCCGATTTTGGTGACTGCGAGTAATCCTAAGTTTGGGGATTTTCAAGCGAATGTGGCTTTATCCCTGAGTAAGAAGTTGGGAATGCAACCGAGAGCGATCGCATCTGCTATTGTAGAAAAGCTAGATATATCTGATATTTGCGAACCTCCAGAAATAGCTGGGCCTGGTTTTATTAATTTAAAATTGCAAACATCCTACCTGGAAGCACAACTCAACGCAATTAAAGCAGATTCTCGGTTAGGAGTTCCCACAGCGAAAAATCCCCAAAAGGAAATTGTCGATTTTTCTAGTCCGAATATTGCTAAAGAAATGCACGTCGGACATTTGCGTTCTACAATTATTGGTGATTGCATCGCCCGGATTTTAGAATTTCGTGGACATGATGTATTGCGGTTAAATCATGTTGGTGATTGGGGTACGCAATTCGGGATGTTAATTACTCATCTTGTTGATACTTATCCCGACATTGGATTGATGGAAACTTCTCTAGGCAATTATTTACATGGTGATATAAATATAGGAGACTTGGTTGAGTTCTATAGAGAAGCTAAAAAGAAATTTGATAATGATGAAGAGTTTCGAGAAAGATCCCGACAAGCAGTGGTAAACTTACAATCTGAAAAAGAGCCATTCACAACCGCCGCATGGACTCTTATTTGTCAAGCTTCTCGAAAAGAGTTTAAGGAAATTTATGATCGGCTGGATATCAAATTGGAAGAAAGAGGAGAATCATCTTATAATCGCGACTTACCAAAAGTTGTAGAAGACTTAGAAGCATCTGGTTTATTAGTAGAAAACCAAGGTGCAAAATGCGTTTTCTTGGATGGTTTTACAAATAGGGAGGGTGAACCTTTACCTTTAATTGTTCAAAAATTTGATGGTGGTTATAACTACGCTACTACAGATTTAGCAGCACTGCGTTACCGGATTCAAGAAGATCAAGCCAAGCGGATAATTTATGTTACAGATGAAGGACAAGCTAACCACTTTTCTCAATTTCTCCAAGTAGCAAAAAAAGCTAATTGGATACCTGATGATGTGAAAATTGTTCACGTTCCTTTTGGTTTGGTTTTAGGTGAAGATGGGAAGAAATTCAAAACTCGTTCTGGTGACACTGTCCGGTTAAGAGATTTATTAGATGAAGCAGTTTCTCGCACTCGTGCAGATTTGGAAGCGAGATTAAAAGAAGAAGGTAGAGAAGAAACTGAAGAATTTATTAATAACGTTGCTAATGTAGTTGGTATTAGTGCGGTAAAATATGCCGACTTAAGCCAAAATCGCACTAGTAATTATGTTTTTAGTTATGATAAGATGCTTTCCCTAAAAGGGAATACAGCACCTTATATGATATATGCCTATGTGAGGACTCAAGGCATTAGTCGAGAAGGTAATATTGACTTTGCTAATTTGGGAGATAATGCCAAAATTGTTCTGAGAGAAGATACAGAATTTACTTTAGCAAAGCATTTGTTACAACTCGATGAAGTGATTGGTGAAGTTGAACAGGATTTACTCCCAAATCGTTTGTGTGATTATTTATATAATCTCAGCGATAAGTTTAATAAGTTTTATGAAAATTGTCCGGTGCTGAAATCAGAGGAACCTGTAAGAACATCGCGGTTGATGTTATGTGATTTAACTGCGAGAACGCTAGAGAAGGGATTAGATTTGTTGGGAATTAAGGTGTTGGAGAGGATGTAA
- a CDS encoding IMS domain-containing protein yields MRIPLDYYRILGLPLAASEEQLRQAYSDRIVQLPRREYSITAISSRKQLIEEAYVVLSDSKERSAYNHQYLAHAYDPDRSSVTLGSENRAQNNNTKPDTQSLSIEIDPEELVGALLILQELGEYELVLKLGRPYLVNKNRTVGVTVGNRLANEEFFTSPELPDIILTVALACLELGREQWQQGHYENAAISLETGEELLLREGIFPSVQREIAADLCKLRPYRILELLALPQEKTKERRQGLGLLQGILEDRGGMDGNGNDQSGLNIDDFLRFIQQLRNHLTVAEQHKLFEAESKRPSAVATYLAVYALIARGFTQRQPALIRQAKQMLIRLGKRQDVHLEQSLCALLLGQTEEATRVLELSQEYEALAIIREKSQDSPDLLPGLCLYGELWLQQEVFPHFRDLVRQQASLKDYFADQQVQAYLEALPTDAQTTNEWDTIHRQPFPTPPINSPHHRSHETGNSRHINHSRTPDPDFPEIPAREISESSQFSSPQVPISESHTPEIPVHSPSEAIGTAGNHQKMNDAVHSVAPNQTKKRRRRKPTSANNRDRFGEYRPSHARQRRTFVNSLDAKTRIVWMVFLSLGGLLVFWLLASTAWGWLNNMFFPKPTLQGEPLAIELNQPVIMIPDPKSEPEVGLGKLTTATAEDVIKTWLSTKAAALGPNHEINTLNEILAGSALSQWRLIVKQDIRDSRYRKYEHNVKVEFVNQRETVADNAVVEATVKEVTHFYEQGESKKSSEDRLRVRYDLIRKQGVWRIQSMTVVR; encoded by the coding sequence GTGCGAATTCCGCTCGATTACTACCGAATTTTAGGATTACCGTTAGCGGCAAGTGAGGAACAATTGCGGCAAGCGTATAGCGATCGCATTGTTCAATTGCCACGACGGGAGTATTCGATTACAGCCATATCTTCTCGTAAACAACTCATAGAAGAAGCTTACGTGGTTTTATCAGATTCCAAAGAACGCAGCGCCTACAATCATCAGTATCTTGCCCACGCCTATGATCCTGATAGGTCATCTGTGACATTGGGATCGGAAAACCGCGCCCAAAACAACAACACCAAACCTGATACCCAAAGTCTCAGCATCGAAATTGATCCTGAGGAGTTAGTTGGGGCTTTATTAATTCTCCAAGAGTTAGGAGAATATGAACTTGTACTCAAACTAGGTCGCCCGTACCTCGTCAATAAAAATCGTACTGTCGGGGTGACAGTAGGCAATCGTCTGGCAAATGAGGAATTTTTTACAAGTCCTGAACTACCAGATATTATTCTGACTGTAGCCTTAGCCTGTCTAGAACTGGGACGGGAACAATGGCAGCAAGGTCATTATGAAAATGCCGCCATATCTCTAGAAACTGGCGAAGAATTGCTATTACGTGAAGGGATATTCCCCAGCGTGCAAAGAGAAATTGCAGCGGATTTGTGTAAGCTGCGACCATATCGAATCTTGGAATTACTGGCATTACCTCAAGAAAAAACCAAAGAACGCCGTCAGGGATTGGGATTATTGCAGGGGATTTTAGAAGATCGGGGCGGAATGGATGGAAATGGCAATGATCAATCTGGTTTAAACATTGATGATTTTCTCCGATTTATCCAGCAGTTACGCAACCACTTAACCGTTGCCGAACAGCACAAACTATTTGAAGCCGAAAGCAAGCGACCCTCTGCCGTGGCCACATATTTAGCGGTTTATGCCTTGATAGCTAGGGGTTTTACCCAACGCCAACCAGCTTTAATTCGCCAAGCCAAGCAAATGTTGATCCGTCTGGGTAAGCGCCAAGATGTCCATTTAGAACAGTCTTTATGTGCTTTGTTATTGGGACAAACCGAAGAAGCAACTCGTGTTTTAGAACTCAGTCAGGAATATGAAGCTTTAGCTATTATTCGGGAAAAATCTCAAGATTCTCCAGACTTACTCCCAGGATTGTGTTTATATGGTGAATTGTGGTTACAACAAGAGGTATTTCCCCACTTTCGTGATTTGGTCAGACAACAAGCTTCTTTAAAAGATTACTTTGCTGATCAACAGGTACAAGCTTATTTAGAAGCTTTACCAACAGATGCCCAAACTACTAATGAGTGGGACACAATTCACCGCCAGCCTTTTCCTACACCCCCAATCAATAGTCCTCATCATCGTAGTCATGAGACTGGTAATAGTCGTCATATCAATCACAGCCGTACACCTGACCCGGATTTCCCAGAAATACCAGCTAGAGAAATATCTGAATCTTCTCAGTTCTCCTCACCTCAAGTACCTATTTCCGAAAGTCACACACCTGAGATACCTGTACATTCGCCATCTGAAGCAATAGGGACAGCAGGAAATCACCAGAAAATGAATGACGCTGTTCATTCTGTTGCACCCAATCAAACCAAAAAGCGTAGGCGACGCAAGCCAACTTCCGCTAACAATCGAGATCGTTTTGGGGAGTATCGTCCATCTCATGCTCGACAAAGGCGCACTTTTGTGAACTCCTTAGATGCAAAAACCCGTATAGTGTGGATGGTTTTTTTATCTTTGGGAGGTTTATTAGTTTTTTGGTTATTAGCTTCTACAGCTTGGGGATGGTTAAACAATATGTTTTTCCCAAAACCAACTTTGCAGGGAGAACCTTTGGCGATAGAACTGAATCAACCCGTAATTATGATTCCTGACCCCAAAAGCGAACCAGAAGTAGGGTTAGGTAAACTAACAACAGCAACAGCAGAGGACGTGATTAAAACTTGGTTATCTACTAAGGCCGCAGCTTTAGGACCAAATCATGAAATTAATACTTTAAATGAGATATTAGCTGGTTCTGCCTTATCACAATGGCGATTAATTGTCAAGCAAGATATAAGAGATAGCCGCTATCGCAAGTACGAGCATAATGTGAAGGTAGAATTTGTCAATCAGAGGGAAACTGTTGCAGATAACGCTGTGGTAGAAGCTACAGTTAAGGAAGTTACTCACTTTTATGAACAGGGTGAAAGCAAAAAGTCTTCTGAAGATCGGTTACGGGTTCGTTATGATTTGATTCGTAAACAAGGTGTGTGGCGAATTCAAAGTATGACAGTTGTTAGATAA
- the pdhA gene encoding pyruvate dehydrogenase (acetyl-transferring) E1 component subunit alpha, giving the protein MLQERTLPPFDAATVQITKEEGLALYEDMTLGRFFEDKCAEMYYRGKMFGFVHLYNGQEAVASGIIRGAMRPGEDYVSSTYRDHVHALSAGVPAKEVMAELFGKATGCSKGRGGSMHMFSAEHRLLGGYAFVAEGIPVAAGAAFQSKYRREVLGDNNADQVTACFFGDGASNNGQFFETLNMAALWKLPILFVVENNKWAIGMAHDRATSQPEIYKKASVFNMVGVEVDGMDVLAVRQVAQEAVARARAGEGPTLIEAMTYRFRGHSLADPDELRSKAEKEFWFARDPIKKLAAYLLDKNLADESELKAIEKKIQDIIDEAVKFAESSPEPDPSELYRFIFAEDE; this is encoded by the coding sequence ATGCTTCAAGAACGCACTTTACCCCCATTTGATGCTGCCACAGTCCAGATTACTAAAGAAGAAGGCTTGGCTTTATACGAAGACATGACATTAGGTCGCTTCTTTGAAGATAAATGTGCCGAAATGTATTACAGAGGCAAAATGTTTGGTTTTGTCCACCTGTACAACGGTCAAGAAGCTGTGGCCAGCGGTATTATCAGAGGAGCAATGCGACCGGGTGAAGACTACGTTTCCAGCACCTACCGCGACCACGTTCATGCTTTAAGCGCCGGAGTTCCAGCAAAAGAGGTAATGGCGGAATTATTTGGTAAAGCCACTGGTTGCAGCAAAGGGCGCGGTGGTTCTATGCATATGTTTTCTGCTGAACATCGTTTATTAGGTGGCTATGCGTTCGTAGCTGAAGGTATTCCCGTTGCAGCCGGAGCAGCTTTTCAAAGCAAATACCGCCGAGAAGTCTTAGGAGACAACAACGCTGACCAAGTAACAGCTTGTTTCTTTGGTGACGGTGCTTCTAACAACGGTCAATTTTTTGAAACATTGAATATGGCAGCTTTATGGAAACTGCCAATCCTGTTTGTGGTAGAAAATAATAAATGGGCGATTGGTATGGCTCACGACCGCGCCACTTCCCAGCCAGAAATTTACAAAAAAGCCAGTGTTTTTAACATGGTGGGCGTAGAAGTAGACGGCATGGATGTTTTAGCAGTGCGACAAGTGGCTCAAGAAGCCGTAGCCCGCGCTCGTGCTGGTGAAGGTCCAACTTTAATCGAAGCTATGACCTATCGCTTCCGTGGTCATTCCCTCGCCGACCCAGACGAACTCCGCAGCAAAGCCGAAAAAGAATTCTGGTTTGCCCGTGACCCCATTAAAAAATTAGCTGCTTATTTGCTGGATAAAAATCTAGCAGATGAATCAGAATTAAAAGCCATTGAGAAGAAAATTCAGGATATCATCGACGAAGCTGTGAAATTTGCCGAAAGCAGCCCCGAACCAGACCCAAGCGAGTTATATCGCTTCATTTTTGCTGAAGACGAGTAA
- a CDS encoding aldose 1-epimerase, producing the protein MFTIDIQEQQYKTYILSDDSAGTQIEVVPERGGIITRWRIQGQEVFYLDAERFTHPDLSVRGGNPILFPLCGNLPDNTYTVSGKEYTIKQHGFARELPWEVRDQKTDGKASLTVVLKSNEETKAVYPFDFELAFTYELQGNTLVVRQEYKNLSSTPMPFSAGFHPYFLCGDKNQLEVEIPSGQYQDNKTKEFHAFNGKFDFNQDEIDFAFGGLTSKTASVTDNSRRLKLTLDYDDFSTWLVFWTVKGKEFYCLEPWSATRNAFNTGENLTVLAPGASCTASFGLTGNFF; encoded by the coding sequence ATGTTTACCATTGACATTCAAGAACAACAATACAAAACTTACATCCTTTCTGATGATAGTGCTGGTACACAAATAGAAGTAGTCCCAGAACGTGGTGGTATCATTACCCGTTGGCGTATTCAAGGTCAAGAAGTCTTTTATTTAGATGCTGAACGCTTTACCCATCCTGATTTGAGCGTCAGAGGAGGAAATCCGATTTTGTTTCCTCTTTGTGGTAATTTACCAGATAATACTTATACCGTTAGCGGTAAAGAGTATACTATCAAACAACACGGTTTTGCTCGTGAATTGCCTTGGGAAGTACGTGATCAAAAAACTGATGGTAAAGCTAGTCTGACTGTTGTCCTCAAGAGTAATGAGGAAACCAAGGCAGTTTATCCTTTTGACTTTGAACTGGCGTTCACTTACGAATTACAGGGTAATACCTTGGTAGTGCGTCAGGAATATAAAAATTTGTCATCGACACCAATGCCATTTTCGGCTGGTTTCCATCCCTATTTTCTCTGTGGTGATAAAAATCAGCTAGAGGTGGAAATTCCCTCTGGACAATATCAAGACAATAAAACCAAAGAATTCCACGCCTTTAACGGCAAATTTGACTTTAACCAAGATGAAATTGACTTTGCTTTTGGAGGGCTAACTAGTAAAACTGCATCTGTGACAGATAATAGCCGCAGGTTAAAGCTGACGTTAGATTATGATGATTTCTCTACCTGGCTGGTTTTCTGGACGGTGAAGGGCAAAGAATTCTACTGTTTAGAGCCTTGGAGTGCCACCCGTAACGCTTTCAATACTGGTGAAAACTTGACTGTGTTAGCACCTGGAGCTAGTTGTACTGCTTCTTTCGGGTTAACGGGAAATTTTTTCTAA
- the rplU gene encoding 50S ribosomal protein L21 → MTYAIIETGGKQIKVEAGRFYDIELLTAEPDEKVTIDAVLLVQHESGVSIGQPLVAGATVEGTVMRHFRGRKVLVYKMKPKKKTRKKRGHRQEITRFLINSINLNGEVLAYEEAPTTLENPNVVDSTPVEETAAE, encoded by the coding sequence ATGACTTACGCAATTATTGAAACTGGTGGCAAACAAATAAAAGTCGAGGCAGGTCGATTCTATGACATTGAACTGCTGACTGCCGAACCAGACGAAAAAGTGACAATAGACGCAGTATTACTGGTACAGCACGAGAGTGGAGTCTCTATTGGGCAGCCACTAGTGGCTGGTGCGACTGTAGAAGGGACGGTGATGCGACACTTTAGAGGTCGTAAAGTCCTGGTTTACAAAATGAAGCCGAAAAAGAAAACCCGTAAAAAACGGGGACATCGGCAGGAAATTACCAGATTTTTAATTAACTCTATCAACCTCAATGGTGAGGTGTTGGCTTATGAAGAAGCCCCAACTACACTTGAAAATCCTAATGTGGTTGATAGCACTCCCGTTGAAGAAACTGCTGCTGAATAA